The bacterium Unc6 region TCAAATAGATCCTCTTTGGCTGCCTCCAATTCTTTAGAAATAAGCTTGGGACCGACGGGAAAAGAAATGATTTTCTTCTTCTCAAGTGCTTCCTTAAGGTCGTATTTCTTCATAAGTTGGCCTTCCTTTCCAAAGGGTTATGCCCCTTTCTATCTGTCTATGGAATACGCTGTCCTCTTTTTTTGATGAGACAGATTCTAAAGGATCCTGGATGATTGCCTGATACTTTACATCAACAGTTTTATATTCAGCAACAATTCTTCTTACTTCTTTTTTATATTCTGTAAGAATAAACAAATCTATATCGCTTTCTTTAATATTAGAGCCATCTGCACAACTCCCAAAGAGAACAATCTCATAGCAATATTTTTGAATTTCTTTCACCAACCCTTGAAGACCTAGCAAATTCTCAAATATCTTGAATTGCCTTAAGACAAAATTATCCGCGTTGAGTCTGTATAAGAATAGATTGCCCTTTCTTTCTCTGGATAGGATATCCAATTCTAAAAGCAATCTCAATATTTGATTGGTTGCACCCTTGCTAGATTTAGTTACTCGGAAGATCTCATTGGCAGAAAATACTTCTCCCGGATGATTAGAGATAAAGGAGAGTATCTTTAAAGGAGTATAGTGGTAGAGGTGTTTTTTGATTTTTTGATTGTTCATTATATTGTTCTATTCGTTCATTATAATGAACAACTGATTTGATGTCAAGTCTTTATTTTTCCTACCCTCTTTAGGCCGACGCCCTCTTCTGATACCTTTATGGTTCTAACCGTAAATGTATCTCTGTTTCATTCTCAGACATAATCTCAGTTATTTTATATTCTGGTATTTTTAACCTTTTTTTGATACCATATACTTGCATCGATTACCTCCCTGATTAGTTGGTTCTAGAGAACTAAACTATATCAGGTTTTCGCGGTAATCGATGTTTTTTTATTTCCCCTTATTTTTCAACGCCTTATATAAATTACTCCACAATAATTACGAAAGAACCACTTTTTTTATGGTATAGGAAAGTATACCCCCAAAGGGCACAAGTAAAACTTTCCTAACCACTGAAAATAACCTAAATAGTTATTACCGAAGGTAATTTTTTTAAGGAGTGACTCTCGTCGAGAAAAGGGCAATGGTTTTATATGGACAGACTTATTATCTTTTAACTGCGGGGCCTTTAGAGCGTATTTTTTGGTGGTTTATCGTCGGGAAAGCGCTTTTTGCCTTTTTGGGTCCCAAAGAGGTTAGATAACGTCTCTAGAATGCCCTAAAAATCATTCATATTTGCGTTATATGGGGTTCTTCTCAGGTAGGTAATGGTCTGTTCGCGGCAGGCGTTAAGATGTCTTCAGAAATATTTTTGGAGTCTCTGATTAAGAAGAGAGGCTAGTTTTTTATAGGGAATGCTATCTTGGGACTTAAAGAATTCTAACAATAGTTTCAGCGTTTCGCCTTTTCTAAATATCGCCTTGACTATTCCTTCATCCCATAGCCTTTCGTTTTCTAAAAACTTTCTCCAATTACGCAATTCCAGCGCTTTTATCTCTTCGAGACTTTCCTTTGGATTGCTATCTAAGTTAATCTCAGGTAGTTCAGGTAAAGAATCTTTCCATTGCTTTAACCAGGTAAGCATTTGTTCCCAGGATTCAGAGCGCCCTAAAAATTCAAATAACTCCTTCCCATAAAATAAATAGATTTTGATTCCGTAAAAAGAAGATAATCTTTTTATCTCTTGGTCGTAATAATTCTTATTTTTTATTAAATCAGGATCTATAAAATAAATAATAGCTGCTAAGTTGGTTTTTTCTTTTTCGTATAATACTTCGAGTTTTGACTCAAAATTGGCTACTTGCCCTCTCTTTTTTGTAGAATCGTGATCGTCGCGGACTTTTTGCTCGATGAAATAGACCATCTTACCTTTTCTGAAATGCTGATCAAGAGTTAAGGGCTCACCCTCTTTACTGTCTATGCTTTTGTCTAATAATTCAAACCCAAATTCCTTTAGATTTTCCTCGATAACCTCTTCGATAGCGTCTCCAAATCTAATTTCATGAGACTGTAAAAGGTGTTGAAGAATTTTAGCTCCTGGTTTTGTCGGTCTAAACAATCCTATAAAACGCTCTGGTCTTTCTGCAATTCTTTTTAATAGCTCCTTCTTTTCGCCTTCAAATATATGCTTATTCAGTATCGCGCAAAACTTCCCGTAATTCATTTGCTTTTCTCCATTTCCATGTACTTATTTTCCATTTGCTTGTCTATCAAGGGTTGTTGGCTTATCCTTAATGGGTGCTTGAATCTTTTAACCATACCATCTACATATTTTTGATTGATTTCTATCATGATAAAATTTCTATTTAGTGCTTGCGCAACATAGCCTGTTGTGCCGGTTCCAGCCACAGGGTCCAAAACTACGTCATCCTTTTTAGAGGCAGTTAGTATCACTCTTTTAAGTAATTCTATTGGCTTTTGCGTGGAATGTAATTTTTTTCCTTCTTTATCCTTAAGCCTCTCATGTCCCCAACACAGTGGTAAGACCCACACGTTGGCCCCTACCTTTCCAACGCCAACACTTTTTGCAAGCTCTTTATCAAAAAAATGTCCCTTAGCTTTTTTATCTTTCACAGCCCAGATAAGGTTTTCAGTTGCATTTGTAAATCTTACACCTAACCAGTTTGGCATGGGATTAGTTTTTACCCATATTACATCGTTAAGTATCCAATAACCCATGTCCTGCATGATCTTCCCAATTCTAAAAATGCTGTGGTATGTTGCGATAACCCAAATTGTGGCCTTGGGCTTCATCACTCTTTTTACTTCTGTAAGTAGTCTCTGAATAAATGCGTCATATTCTTGAAAAGATGAGAACTTATCCCACGCGTCATTTACGCCTTCGACTACTGTATTGACCGTCCATCTTCGCAATGCTTTATTATTTGGCAGCTGTAAAAAATATGGCGGATCGATAAACACTAAATCGACGCTTTCTTCTGGCATTTTGGGAAGAATCTTAAAAGTGTCCCCCACGATAATTTTATTCTTTATTTCATTAAGGTGGTATTCGTGCTTATTATTTGTATCTTCGATTACCAGCGATTCTGACTTTTTCTCTTTCTGGTCTGGTTGAAGATACATAACTTTTGAATTGCCCATTGTTTTTCTCCTTTATTATATTTATTTTACTATATTCACTCTATTTGTGCAAAGTATTCTATTGTCCTCTTAGCTTTCTCTCTATCTTTTAGCAATAGTGAAGTCTCATTGTTATGCCTTAATCCATCGAAAGTATAGTTATGACTTCCTTTATTTTTTCCTTTTTCTGCCCATTTAGCTGCTTCAGCAATTATACTATTACACCCAAAACCAAATCCAAAGGCAAGACAAAATAATTTAACCGAAGCCTCAAGGCCAACGCCGGGTTTAGCCACATTAAATTGTGGGAATATCAAAAGCGTAGTCATTACCCCTAAGGCAAGCGAAGCCACAGCCTGAATCCAGTATCCATTCCAGAATTTTTTTACTTTTCCCTGCTTTAATTTTCTTAAATAGGGAACCAATGTCCTGGCCAAAACCCCAAATAAAATTCCTAAAAGTTTTAAGACAAGTTCTGC contains the following coding sequences:
- a CDS encoding DNA modification methylase, with translation MYLQPDQKEKKSESLVIEDTNNKHEYHLNEIKNKIIVGDTFKILPKMPEESVDLVFIDPPYFLQLPNNKALRRWTVNTVVEGVNDAWDKFSSFQEYDAFIQRLLTEVKRVMKPKATIWVIATYHSIFRIGKIMQDMGYWILNDVIWVKTNPMPNWLGVRFTNATENLIWAVKDKKAKGHFFDKELAKSVGVGKVGANVWVLPLCWGHERLKDKEGKKLHSTQKPIELLKRVILTASKKDDVVLDPVAGTGTTGYVAQALNRNFIMIEINQKYVDGMVKRFKHPLRISQQPLIDKQMENKYMEMEKSK